A region of Jannaschia sp. W003 DNA encodes the following proteins:
- the rplL gene encoding 50S ribosomal protein L7/L12: protein MADLKALAEQIVNLTLLEAQELKTILKDEYGIEPAAGGAVMMAGPGGDAGGAAEEEQTEFDVILKGPGPNKINVIKEVRAITGLGLKEAKDLVEAGGKPVKEGVDKAEAEELKSKLEAAGAEVELK, encoded by the coding sequence ATGGCTGATCTCAAAGCGCTCGCCGAGCAAATCGTGAACCTCACCCTGCTCGAAGCGCAGGAACTCAAGACCATCCTCAAGGACGAGTACGGCATCGAGCCCGCCGCCGGCGGCGCTGTGATGATGGCCGGCCCGGGCGGCGACGCCGGCGGCGCCGCCGAGGAGGAGCAGACCGAATTCGACGTGATCCTGAAGGGCCCCGGCCCCAACAAGATCAACGTGATCAAGGAAGTCCGTGCCATCACCGGCCTCGGGCTGAAGGAAGCCAAGGACCTGGTCGAGGCCGGCGGCAAGCCCGTCAAGGAAGGCGTCGACAAGGCGGAAGCCGAAGAGCTCAAGTCGAAGCTCGAGGCGGCCGGCGCCGAGGTCGAGCTCAAGTGA
- the rplA gene encoding 50S ribosomal protein L1 yields the protein MAKHGKRTRAARAAVEGKENLGLDEAISLIKANATAKFDETVEVAMNLGVDPRHADQMVRGVVSLPNGTGKTVRVAVFARGPKAEEAEAAGADIVGAEDLMERIQGGQIDFDRCIATPDMMPIVGRLGKVLGPRNLMPNPKVGTVTMDVAQAVKDAKGGQVQFRVEKAGVIHAGVGKASFDDAKLKENVLAFVDAVSKAKPAGAKGSYLQKVSLSSTMGPGVSVSIDSATGNEAADA from the coding sequence ATGGCGAAGCACGGAAAGCGCACCCGCGCCGCGCGCGCGGCCGTCGAGGGCAAGGAGAACCTCGGCCTGGACGAGGCGATCTCGCTGATCAAGGCGAACGCCACGGCGAAGTTCGACGAGACCGTCGAGGTCGCCATGAACCTCGGCGTCGACCCGCGCCACGCCGACCAGATGGTCCGCGGCGTGGTCAGCCTGCCCAACGGCACCGGCAAGACCGTCCGCGTGGCCGTGTTCGCGCGCGGCCCCAAGGCCGAGGAGGCCGAGGCCGCCGGCGCCGACATCGTGGGCGCCGAGGACCTGATGGAGCGGATCCAGGGCGGGCAGATCGACTTCGACCGCTGCATCGCCACGCCCGACATGATGCCGATCGTTGGCCGTCTGGGCAAGGTCTTAGGCCCGCGCAACCTGATGCCGAACCCCAAGGTCGGCACCGTCACCATGGACGTGGCGCAGGCCGTGAAGGACGCCAAGGGCGGCCAGGTCCAGTTCCGCGTCGAGAAGGCGGGCGTGATCCATGCCGGCGTGGGCAAGGCCTCGTTCGACGACGCCAAGCTCAAGGAGAACGTGCTGGCCTTCGTGGACGCCGTCTCCAAGGCCAAGCCGGCGGGGGCCAAGGGCTCCTACCTGCAGAAGGTCTCGCTCAGCTCCACCATGGGGCCGGGCGTGTCGGTCTCGATCGACTCCGCCACCGGCAACGAGGCGGCGGACGCCTGA
- a CDS encoding CorA family divalent cation transporter, whose product MDPFIRHAYALHARRPLRDAEEAARLLRDPEPAWVHLQADDPRSGEWIARHLDYLPPTVRAALTAAATRPRLARVEGGVLLILRGLNTNPGAEPEDMVSLRMWIEPARVVTLSVRELATVRELADETEAGQGPEDAGALLAFVAGRLTAKLSAYADGLDEEGDALERTVLAGADAALGPRISDIRGEVVDLRQFLAPQRDALSRLHAAPPAFLREADAMGLREALEEAERALEVVGSLHDRLVVLKDELAAARDERLNRNLYRLSVISAVFLPLGVLTGLMGINLAGMPGANWEPAFWVFTALMVAIALGQLVLLRWLRWL is encoded by the coding sequence ATGGACCCGTTCATCCGCCACGCATACGCCCTCCACGCCCGCCGGCCCCTGCGCGACGCCGAGGAGGCCGCGCGCCTCCTGCGCGACCCGGAGCCGGCCTGGGTCCACCTGCAGGCCGACGACCCCCGGTCGGGGGAGTGGATCGCCCGGCACCTCGACTACCTGCCGCCCACGGTGCGCGCGGCATTGACGGCGGCCGCCACGCGGCCCCGGCTCGCGCGGGTCGAGGGGGGCGTGCTGCTGATCCTGCGCGGGCTCAACACAAATCCCGGCGCCGAGCCCGAGGACATGGTGAGCCTGCGCATGTGGATCGAGCCCGCGCGCGTCGTCACCCTCTCGGTGCGCGAGCTAGCCACGGTGCGCGAGCTGGCCGACGAGACCGAGGCGGGGCAGGGGCCGGAGGACGCCGGCGCGCTGCTGGCCTTCGTGGCGGGGCGCCTGACCGCGAAGCTGTCGGCCTACGCCGACGGGCTCGACGAGGAGGGCGACGCGCTGGAGCGCACCGTGCTGGCCGGAGCGGACGCCGCGCTCGGGCCCCGCATCTCGGACATCCGCGGCGAGGTGGTGGACCTGCGCCAGTTCCTGGCCCCCCAGCGCGACGCGCTCTCGCGCCTCCACGCCGCGCCGCCGGCCTTCCTGCGCGAGGCCGACGCGATGGGCCTGCGCGAGGCGCTCGAGGAGGCGGAGCGGGCGCTCGAGGTGGTGGGCAGCCTCCACGACCGGCTGGTGGTGCTGAAGGACGAGCTGGCAGCCGCGCGTGACGAGCGGCTGAACCGCAACCTCTACCGCCTGTCGGTGATCTCGGCCGTCTTCCTGCCGCTGGGCGTGCTGACGGGCCTCATGGGCATCAACCTCGCGGGGATGCCCGGCGCGAACTGGGAGCCGGCGTTCTGGGTGTTCACCGCGCTCATGGTGGCGATCGCGCTGGGGCAGCTCGTGCTCTTGCGCTGGCTCCGCTGGCTCTAG
- the secE gene encoding preprotein translocase subunit SecE, translating to MTNPFQFLQQTRAEVARISWPGRREVALTSVMVLLLALVTATFFFLVDLVIRTGLTALLQSF from the coding sequence ATGACCAACCCGTTCCAGTTCCTGCAGCAGACCCGTGCCGAAGTCGCCCGGATCTCCTGGCCGGGCCGCCGCGAGGTGGCGCTGACCTCGGTGATGGTGCTGCTGCTCGCGCTCGTCACCGCGACGTTCTTCTTCCTCGTGGACCTCGTGATCCGCACCGGTCTCACGGCGCTGCTCCAGAGCTTCTGA
- the rpoB gene encoding DNA-directed RNA polymerase subunit beta: MAQTQASSKRIRRYFGKIREVLDMPNLIEVQKSSYDLFLRSGEGAEPAEGEGLMGTFQSVFPIKDFNETAVLEFVRYELERPKYDVEECQTRDMTYSAPLKVTLRLIVFDVDEDTGQKSVKDIKEQDVFMGDMPLMTPNGTFIVNGTERVIVSQMHRSPGVFFDHDKGKTHSSGKLLYACRIIPYRGSWLDFEFDAKDLVFCRIDRRRKLPVTTLLYALGMDQEAIVNTYYDTVTYAHRRGEGWATKFFPERLSGTRPAMDVVDAATGEVVIEAGKKVTPRQVKKLREEGNVSEILVPFDAIVGKFAARDIIDEETGAIFVEAGDELTWEVDKTGEVSGGTLKALVDAGIDDIPVLDIDNVTVGPYIRNTLAADKNLNRETALMDIYRVMRPGEPPTVEAAQTLFDQLFRDSERYDLSAVGRVKMNMRLDLDAPDTMRTLRDEDILACIKGIVELRDGRGEIDDIDHLGNRRVRSVGELMENQYRVGLLRMERAIKERMSSVEIDTVMPQDLINAKPAAAAVREFFGSSQLSQFMDQTNPLSEVTHKRRLSALGPGGLTRERAGFEVRDVHPTHYGRMCPIETPEGPNIGLINSLATFARVNKYGFIETPYRRVEDGKVSDDVVYMSATEEMRHTVAQANAHLDEENRFVNELVSTRQSGDYTLGPRESVDLIDVSPKQLVSVAAALIPFLENDDANRALMGSNMQRQAVPLLQADAPFVGTGMEAVVARDSGASIMARRGGIIDQVDAQRVVVRATEDLELGDAGVDIYRLRKFQRSNQNTCINQRPLVKVGDRVGKGQVLADGPSTDMGELALGKNVVVAFMPWNGYNYEDSILISERVARDDVFTSIHIEEFEVAARDTKLGPEEITRDIPNVGEEALRNLDEAGIVYIGADVEPGDILVGKITPKGESPMTPEEKLLRAIFGEKASDVRDTSLRVKPGDYGTVVEVRVFNRHGVEKDERALQIEREEIERLSRDRDDEREILDRNIYARLRGMIEGRKAVKGPKGVKAGTAIDEALLDGQLSRGQWWQLALEDEQEAREVEALNEQYEVQKRAIEARFEDKVEKVRRGDDLPPGVMKMVKVFIAVKRKLQPGDKMAGRHGNKGVISKVVPIEDMPFLGDGTPVDFVLNPLGVPSRMNVGQILETHMGWAARGLGIKVDDALDEYRRKGDLAPVRDAMRIAYGEEAYEEAIAGLEDQDLIDSAETITRGVPIATPVFDGAKEADVNDALTRAGFDTSGQSDLFDGRSGEKFSRQVTVGVKYLLKLHHLVDDKIHARSTGPYSLVTQQPLGGKAQFGGQRFGEMEVWALEAYGAAYTLQEMLTVKSDDVAGRTKVYESIVKGEDNFEAGVPESFNVLVKEVRGLGLNMELLDSEGGEE; the protein is encoded by the coding sequence ATGGCTCAGACGCAAGCGTCCTCGAAGCGCATCCGCCGCTATTTCGGCAAGATCCGCGAAGTCCTCGACATGCCGAACCTCATCGAGGTTCAGAAGTCCTCCTACGACCTGTTCCTGCGCTCCGGCGAGGGTGCCGAGCCCGCCGAGGGCGAAGGCCTCATGGGCACCTTCCAGTCGGTGTTCCCGATCAAGGACTTCAACGAGACCGCCGTGCTGGAGTTCGTGCGCTACGAGCTCGAGCGCCCGAAGTACGACGTCGAGGAGTGCCAGACCCGCGACATGACCTACAGCGCGCCGCTGAAGGTCACGCTGCGCCTGATCGTGTTCGACGTGGACGAGGACACCGGCCAGAAGTCCGTGAAGGACATCAAGGAGCAGGACGTGTTCATGGGCGACATGCCTCTGATGACGCCCAACGGCACCTTCATCGTGAACGGCACCGAGCGGGTCATCGTCTCCCAGATGCACCGCTCCCCGGGCGTGTTCTTCGACCACGACAAGGGCAAGACGCACAGCTCGGGCAAGCTGCTCTACGCCTGCCGCATCATCCCCTACCGCGGCTCTTGGCTCGACTTCGAGTTCGACGCCAAGGACCTGGTGTTCTGCCGCATCGACCGCCGCCGCAAGCTGCCCGTGACGACGCTGCTCTACGCGCTCGGCATGGACCAGGAGGCGATCGTCAACACCTACTACGACACCGTGACCTACGCCCACCGCCGCGGCGAGGGCTGGGCCACGAAGTTCTTCCCCGAGCGCCTGTCGGGCACGCGCCCGGCCATGGACGTCGTGGACGCCGCCACCGGCGAGGTCGTGATCGAGGCCGGCAAGAAGGTCACCCCCCGCCAGGTCAAGAAGCTGCGCGAGGAGGGCAACGTCTCCGAGATCCTCGTGCCGTTCGACGCCATCGTCGGCAAGTTCGCCGCGCGCGACATCATCGACGAGGAGACCGGCGCCATCTTCGTGGAGGCCGGCGACGAGCTGACCTGGGAGGTTGACAAGACCGGCGAGGTGTCGGGCGGCACCCTCAAGGCGCTGGTGGACGCGGGCATCGACGACATCCCCGTGCTCGACATCGACAACGTCACCGTGGGCCCGTACATCCGCAACACGCTGGCCGCGGACAAGAACCTGAACCGCGAGACGGCGCTCATGGACATCTACCGGGTCATGCGCCCGGGCGAGCCGCCCACCGTGGAGGCCGCGCAGACCCTGTTCGACCAGCTGTTCCGCGACTCCGAGCGCTACGACCTCTCGGCCGTGGGCCGGGTGAAGATGAACATGCGCCTCGACCTCGACGCGCCCGACACCATGCGCACCTTGCGCGACGAGGACATCCTCGCCTGCATCAAGGGCATCGTGGAGCTGCGCGACGGCCGCGGCGAGATCGACGACATCGACCACCTCGGCAACCGCCGGGTGCGCTCGGTCGGCGAGCTGATGGAGAACCAGTACCGCGTGGGCCTCCTGCGCATGGAGCGCGCCATCAAGGAGCGCATGTCCAGCGTCGAGATCGACACGGTCATGCCCCAGGACCTGATCAACGCGAAGCCGGCCGCCGCCGCCGTGCGAGAGTTCTTCGGCTCCTCCCAGCTCTCGCAGTTCATGGACCAGACCAACCCGCTGTCCGAGGTGACGCACAAGCGCCGCCTGTCGGCCCTCGGGCCGGGCGGCCTGACGCGCGAGCGCGCCGGCTTCGAGGTGCGCGACGTGCACCCGACGCACTACGGCCGCATGTGCCCGATCGAGACGCCGGAAGGCCCGAACATCGGCCTGATCAACTCGCTCGCCACCTTCGCGCGGGTGAACAAGTACGGCTTCATCGAGACGCCCTACCGGCGCGTCGAGGACGGCAAGGTCTCGGACGACGTGGTCTACATGTCGGCCACCGAGGAGATGCGCCACACGGTCGCCCAGGCGAACGCGCATCTCGACGAAGAGAACCGCTTCGTGAACGAGCTGGTCTCGACCCGCCAGTCGGGCGACTACACGCTCGGGCCGCGCGAGAGCGTGGACCTGATCGACGTGTCGCCCAAGCAGCTGGTCTCGGTCGCCGCCGCGCTCATCCCATTCCTCGAGAACGACGACGCCAACCGCGCGCTGATGGGCTCGAACATGCAGCGTCAGGCGGTGCCCCTCCTGCAGGCCGACGCCCCCTTCGTGGGCACCGGCATGGAGGCCGTGGTGGCCCGCGATAGCGGCGCCTCGATCATGGCGCGGCGCGGCGGGATCATCGACCAGGTCGACGCCCAGCGCGTCGTGGTGCGCGCCACCGAGGACCTGGAGCTTGGGGATGCGGGCGTGGACATCTACCGCCTGCGCAAGTTCCAGCGCTCGAACCAGAACACCTGCATCAACCAGCGTCCGCTGGTGAAGGTGGGCGACCGCGTGGGCAAGGGTCAGGTGCTGGCCGACGGCCCCTCGACCGACATGGGCGAACTGGCCCTGGGCAAGAACGTGGTCGTCGCGTTCATGCCGTGGAACGGCTACAACTACGAGGACTCCATCCTCATCTCCGAGCGCGTCGCCCGCGACGATGTGTTCACCTCGATCCACATCGAGGAGTTCGAGGTCGCCGCGCGCGACACCAAGCTCGGGCCCGAGGAGATCACCCGCGACATCCCGAACGTGGGCGAGGAGGCGCTGCGCAACCTCGACGAGGCGGGCATCGTCTACATCGGCGCCGACGTGGAGCCGGGCGACATCCTGGTGGGCAAGATCACCCCCAAGGGCGAGTCCCCGATGACGCCCGAGGAGAAGCTGCTTCGCGCCATCTTCGGCGAGAAGGCTTCGGACGTGCGCGACACGTCGCTCCGCGTGAAGCCGGGCGACTACGGCACCGTGGTCGAGGTGCGCGTCTTCAACCGCCACGGCGTGGAGAAGGACGAGCGCGCGCTGCAGATCGAGCGCGAGGAGATCGAGCGCCTGAGCCGCGACCGCGACGACGAGCGCGAGATCCTCGACCGCAACATCTACGCGCGCCTGCGCGGCATGATCGAGGGCCGCAAGGCGGTGAAGGGGCCGAAGGGCGTCAAGGCGGGCACCGCCATCGACGAGGCCCTGCTCGACGGCCAGCTCTCCCGCGGCCAGTGGTGGCAGCTCGCCCTCGAGGACGAGCAGGAGGCCCGCGAGGTCGAGGCGCTCAACGAGCAGTACGAGGTGCAGAAGCGCGCCATCGAGGCCCGCTTCGAGGACAAGGTCGAGAAGGTCCGCCGCGGCGACGACCTGCCGCCGGGCGTGATGAAGATGGTCAAGGTCTTCATCGCCGTGAAGCGCAAGCTGCAGCCGGGCGACAAGATGGCCGGCCGCCACGGCAACAAGGGCGTCATCTCCAAGGTCGTGCCGATCGAGGACATGCCGTTCCTGGGCGACGGCACCCCGGTGGACTTCGTGCTCAACCCGCTCGGCGTGCCGAGCCGGATGAACGTCGGCCAGATCCTCGAGACCCACATGGGCTGGGCCGCGCGCGGCCTGGGCATCAAGGTGGACGACGCGCTCGACGAGTACCGGCGGAAGGGCGACCTCGCCCCGGTGCGTGACGCCATGCGCATCGCCTACGGCGAGGAGGCCTACGAGGAGGCGATCGCGGGCCTGGAGGACCAGGACCTGATCGACTCCGCGGAGACCATCACCCGCGGCGTGCCGATCGCGACCCCGGTCTTCGACGGCGCCAAGGAGGCGGACGTGAACGACGCGCTCACGCGCGCCGGCTTCGACACCTCGGGCCAGTCCGACCTGTTCGACGGCCGCTCGGGCGAGAAGTTCTCGCGCCAGGTGACCGTGGGCGTGAAGTACCTGCTCAAGCTGCACCACCTCGTGGACGACAAGATCCACGCGCGCTCCACGGGGCCGTACAGCCTCGTCACGCAGCAGCCCCTGGGCGGCAAGGCGCAGTTCGGCGGCCAGCGCTTCGGCGAGATGGAGGTCTGGGCGCTGGAGGCCTACGGCGCGGCCTACACCCTGCAGGAGATGCTGACGGTGAAGTCCGACGACGTGGCCGGCCGGACCAAGGTCTACGAGTCGATCGTCAAGGGCGAGGACAACTTCGAGGCGGGCGTGCCCGAGAGCTTCAACGTGCTCGTGAAGGAAGTCCGCGGCCTCGGCCTGAACATGGAACTCCTGGATTCGGAGGGCGGCGAGGAGTGA
- the nusG gene encoding transcription termination/antitermination protein NusG, whose amino-acid sequence MAKRWYSVSVLSNFEKRVAEQIRTAIEEQSLQDQIEEVLVPTEEVLEVRRGKKVTSERRFMPGYVLVRMEMSDEGYHLITNINRVTGFLGPQGRPMPMRDAEVNQILNRVQEGEDAPRSLITFDVGENVNVVDGPFEGFSGQVEEVDDEAQSLKVSVSIFGRATPVELKFTQVSKAS is encoded by the coding sequence ATGGCGAAGCGGTGGTACTCGGTGAGCGTGCTGAGCAACTTCGAGAAGCGCGTGGCGGAGCAGATCCGCACCGCGATCGAGGAGCAGTCGCTCCAGGACCAAATCGAGGAGGTGCTGGTGCCCACCGAGGAGGTCCTCGAGGTGCGCCGCGGCAAGAAGGTCACCTCGGAGCGGCGCTTCATGCCGGGCTACGTGCTCGTGCGCATGGAGATGTCCGACGAGGGCTACCACCTCATCACCAACATCAACCGCGTCACCGGCTTCCTCGGGCCGCAGGGGCGCCCGATGCCCATGCGCGACGCCGAGGTGAACCAGATCCTCAACCGCGTGCAGGAAGGCGAGGACGCGCCGCGCTCGCTGATCACCTTCGACGTGGGCGAGAACGTGAACGTCGTGGACGGACCCTTCGAGGGCTTCTCGGGGCAGGTCGAGGAAGTCGACGACGAGGCGCAGTCGCTCAAGGTGAGCGTTTCCATCTTCGGCCGGGCCACCCCGGTCGAGCTGAAGTTCACGCAGGTCTCCAAGGCCTCGTGA
- a CDS encoding aminotransferase class I/II-fold pyridoxal phosphate-dependent enzyme → MAPAFQPFAVERFLSRHEHGVRFNFSESGVHPMRYEALLRLADADAGALLAARADYPQVNGTDALRERIAALYPGAGPANVLVTVGATEANTLAAQVLLAEGGATVAFRPTYAQFPGNAANLGHEVRHVDLRPEAGWALDGDALDRAARGARVIHVVNPSNPTGRAMDPSERRAVVDAAAREGAWIVADEVYAGTERAGERETPSFWGEGERVVAIGSLSKAYGLPGLRLGWMVAPEGVIEAAWRRHEYAAIAAPDLSMRLAELALRADVRPQVIARSRRLIRQGFDALAEAVDAMGMRVRPPDASAMSFIGFDLPIGSEALAARLLERQDLLMIPGALFGAEGHFRFSSALPEAHLAEGLRRLALEVDAVRAEGLARSTATA, encoded by the coding sequence ATGGCCCCCGCATTCCAGCCCTTCGCCGTCGAGCGGTTCCTGTCCCGTCACGAGCACGGCGTGCGCTTCAACTTCTCGGAGTCGGGTGTCCATCCCATGCGCTACGAGGCGCTGCTCCGGCTCGCGGACGCGGACGCCGGGGCGCTGCTCGCGGCGCGGGCCGATTACCCGCAGGTGAACGGCACCGATGCGCTGCGCGAACGCATCGCCGCGCTCTATCCCGGCGCGGGGCCCGCGAACGTGCTCGTGACCGTGGGCGCGACCGAGGCCAACACCCTCGCCGCGCAGGTGCTGCTGGCGGAGGGCGGCGCGACGGTCGCCTTCCGCCCGACCTACGCGCAGTTCCCGGGCAATGCCGCGAACCTCGGGCACGAGGTTCGCCACGTCGACCTGCGGCCCGAGGCGGGCTGGGCGCTCGACGGCGATGCGCTGGACCGGGCGGCGCGCGGCGCGCGGGTGATCCACGTGGTGAACCCGTCCAACCCCACGGGGCGGGCGATGGACCCGTCCGAGCGGCGGGCCGTCGTGGATGCGGCGGCGCGCGAGGGCGCGTGGATCGTGGCCGACGAGGTCTATGCGGGCACCGAGCGGGCGGGGGAGCGCGAGACGCCGAGCTTCTGGGGCGAAGGGGAGCGGGTGGTCGCGATCGGTTCGCTGTCCAAGGCCTACGGGCTGCCGGGGCTGCGCCTCGGGTGGATGGTGGCCCCGGAGGGCGTGATCGAGGCCGCGTGGCGCCGCCACGAGTATGCGGCCATCGCCGCGCCCGACCTGTCGATGCGGCTCGCGGAGCTGGCGCTGCGCGCGGACGTGCGCCCGCAGGTGATCGCGCGATCGCGGCGGCTGATCCGGCAGGGCTTCGATGCGCTGGCGGAGGCGGTGGATGCCATGGGCATGCGGGTGCGCCCGCCCGACGCCTCGGCCATGAGCTTCATCGGCTTCGACCTCCCCATCGGCTCCGAGGCGCTGGCCGCGCGGCTGCTCGAGCGGCAGGATCTCCTGATGATCCCGGGCGCGCTGTTCGGCGCCGAGGGGCATTTCCGCTTCTCCTCAGCGCTGCCCGAGGCGCACCTCGCGGAAGGGCTGCGGCGCCTCGCCTTGGAGGTGGATGCGGTGCGCGCGGAAGGCCTTGCGCGCTCCACGGCGACCGCTTAA
- the rplJ gene encoding 50S ribosomal protein L10, giving the protein MDRAQKERVVEELGQIFEGSGVVVVSRYEGMTVAEMQDLRSRMREAGGSVRVAKNKLAKIALEGKAVSSISDYLTGMTVLAYSEDPVAAAKVIDAYAKDNQKLVILGGAMGDTALDPAGVQSVAKMPSREELIASIVGCIGAPASNIAGAIGAPASNIASILSTIEERAEAA; this is encoded by the coding sequence GTGGATAGAGCTCAGAAAGAGAGAGTGGTCGAGGAACTCGGCCAGATCTTCGAAGGCTCTGGCGTCGTGGTGGTGAGCCGCTACGAGGGCATGACGGTTGCCGAGATGCAGGACCTCCGCTCGCGCATGCGCGAAGCCGGGGGCTCCGTTCGCGTCGCCAAGAACAAGCTCGCCAAGATCGCCCTGGAGGGGAAGGCTGTCAGCAGCATTTCCGACTACCTCACGGGCATGACCGTGCTCGCCTACTCCGAGGACCCCGTGGCTGCGGCCAAGGTCATCGACGCGTATGCCAAGGACAACCAGAAGCTGGTGATCCTGGGCGGCGCGATGGGCGACACGGCACTGGACCCTGCCGGTGTGCAGTCGGTCGCCAAGATGCCCAGCCGCGAGGAGCTCATCGCTTCCATCGTGGGCTGCATCGGCGCCCCGGCCAGCAACATCGCGGGTGCCATTGGCGCGCCTGCTTCGAACATCGCGAGCATCCTCTCCACCATCGAGGAGCGGGCCGAGGCGGCCTGA
- a CDS encoding sulfotransferase, with amino-acid sequence MIHTLKVYGERNTGTNYLAELLVANFDRLLLRGTQPLWPARRALVHRLGRMGLAPLGRAVDEATSDLYFARAFPRTLGWKHAEVPVERLARATPGGVGFVVLTKNPYSFLLSLHRRPYHLGAPVPDLATFLARPVRPARREMSGRAPCRPAEIWNRKMRSYERLAASGLPAVVLRYEDLLADEAGALGRIAEAFGLPMSRRWAGVTYSTKDPGKGRADYRDRYLREQWREDLDADTVAAINTDLDADLAARFGYDVIDPAAVGRRRAA; translated from the coding sequence ATGATCCACACCCTCAAGGTCTACGGCGAGCGCAACACCGGCACGAACTACCTCGCCGAGCTTCTGGTCGCGAACTTCGACCGGCTCCTGCTGCGTGGCACCCAGCCGCTTTGGCCCGCGCGGCGCGCGCTCGTCCACCGCCTCGGGCGCATGGGACTGGCGCCGCTGGGGCGGGCCGTGGACGAGGCGACGTCCGACCTCTACTTCGCGCGCGCCTTTCCCCGAACGCTTGGGTGGAAGCACGCCGAAGTGCCGGTGGAGCGGCTCGCGCGCGCAACTCCGGGCGGCGTCGGCTTCGTAGTGCTGACGAAGAACCCCTACAGCTTCCTCCTGTCGCTCCACCGACGGCCCTACCACCTCGGCGCCCCGGTGCCGGACCTCGCCACGTTCCTCGCCCGCCCCGTCCGGCCCGCTCGGCGCGAGATGTCGGGCCGCGCGCCGTGCCGCCCCGCGGAGATCTGGAACCGCAAGATGCGCAGCTACGAGCGCCTCGCCGCCTCCGGCCTGCCCGCCGTCGTGCTCCGCTACGAGGACCTGCTTGCCGACGAGGCGGGCGCGCTGGGACGCATCGCGGAGGCCTTCGGCCTTCCCATGTCCCGTCGGTGGGCGGGCGTAACCTACTCAACCAAGGACCCTGGCAAGGGCCGCGCCGACTACCGCGACCGCTACCTGCGCGAGCAGTGGCGCGAGGACCTCGATGCGGACACGGTGGCGGCGATCAACACCGACCTGGACGCCGACCTCGCCGCGCGGTTCGGCTACGACGTCATCGACCCCGCGGCCGTCGGGAGACGGAGGGCAGCCTGA
- the rplK gene encoding 50S ribosomal protein L11: MAKKLVGTMKLQIPAGKANPSPPVGPALGQRGINIMEFCKAFNAKTQEMEQGAPCPTVISYYQDKSFTMDIKTPPASYYLKKAAGLKPVGKRNRPRGAEKPGRETVASVTVAQVREIAEAKMKDLSANDVDQAMKIILGSAQSMGIEVK, from the coding sequence ATGGCGAAGAAGCTCGTCGGCACGATGAAGCTGCAGATCCCCGCGGGCAAGGCGAACCCCTCGCCCCCCGTGGGCCCGGCGCTGGGTCAGCGCGGGATCAACATCATGGAGTTCTGCAAGGCGTTCAACGCCAAGACGCAAGAGATGGAGCAGGGCGCGCCCTGTCCCACCGTGATCTCGTACTACCAGGACAAGTCCTTCACGATGGACATCAAGACGCCGCCGGCGTCGTACTACCTGAAGAAGGCCGCCGGCCTGAAGCCCGTGGGCAAGCGCAACCGCCCCCGCGGCGCCGAGAAGCCGGGCCGCGAGACGGTGGCCTCGGTCACGGTCGCGCAGGTGCGCGAGATCGCGGAAGCGAAGATGAAGGACCTGTCGGCGAACGACGTCGACCAGGCCATGAAGATCATCCTGGGCTCGGCCCAGTCCATGGGCATCGAGGTGAAGTGA